A single region of the Streptomyces virginiae genome encodes:
- a CDS encoding NAD(P)-binding protein: MAHVLVIGGGVAGAATALLAARHGHTAEVFERDARAPGTALDRDFFGWRRPTVPQAAQPHVLLGAARNVLRGDLPDVHAEMLRLGARERNELDWFDVRPPAWPGDDDLVMLQARRIVLESALATALRAEPGVVVRYGEPVNGLITAPGSPEGAGIQVTGVTTETGSYPGDLVVDAGGRRGGTERRLAEAGCRPPVVERHRTGLAYFCRWYRLPDGVDEGPRRPWAVTGGPFAGCAVFPADNRVFAVTLFVHTTDTTRSALRDPAVFEAAARAFPPGAAWLGPGAEPLSGVLATASLDNRWSALVDEAGPVVTGLVPVGDSITHTNPTLGQGTSLALWAARRVARTAHRDPGSARYAADHHAWAERTLKPWFDFQVVADAAIGERFATRAVRGGTAREVSALFDCALEDPVVMRARARVRHLVEPPERAYADPEIRARVTRWLADRPHYAPNAAGPDREEWEKLTAG; this comes from the coding sequence ATGGCACATGTGCTGGTCATCGGCGGAGGTGTCGCGGGGGCCGCCACCGCCCTGCTCGCGGCGCGGCACGGACACACGGCGGAGGTCTTCGAGCGCGATGCGCGGGCCCCGGGCACGGCGCTCGACCGTGACTTCTTCGGCTGGCGGCGGCCGACCGTACCGCAGGCCGCCCAGCCGCACGTGCTGCTCGGAGCCGCCCGCAACGTCCTGCGCGGCGATCTGCCCGACGTCCACGCGGAGATGCTCCGGCTCGGAGCCCGCGAACGGAACGAGCTCGACTGGTTCGACGTACGTCCGCCCGCGTGGCCCGGCGACGACGACCTCGTGATGCTCCAGGCCCGGCGCATCGTGCTGGAAAGTGCCCTGGCCACGGCGCTGCGCGCGGAACCGGGGGTCGTCGTCCGGTACGGGGAACCGGTCAACGGGCTGATCACGGCCCCGGGCTCGCCCGAGGGTGCCGGGATCCAGGTGACGGGAGTGACCACCGAGACCGGGAGCTACCCGGGGGACCTCGTCGTGGACGCCGGCGGGCGGCGCGGCGGCACCGAACGCAGGCTGGCCGAGGCCGGCTGCAGGCCACCCGTCGTGGAACGGCACCGCACCGGGCTCGCCTACTTCTGCCGCTGGTACCGACTGCCCGACGGGGTGGACGAGGGGCCGCGCCGGCCGTGGGCGGTGACCGGCGGGCCCTTCGCCGGGTGCGCCGTCTTCCCGGCCGACAACCGGGTGTTCGCCGTGACGCTGTTCGTGCACACCACGGACACCACGCGCTCGGCACTGCGCGACCCCGCCGTCTTCGAGGCGGCGGCACGCGCCTTCCCGCCCGGCGCGGCCTGGCTGGGGCCGGGCGCCGAGCCGCTGTCGGGTGTCCTGGCCACGGCGAGCCTGGACAACCGGTGGAGCGCGCTGGTCGACGAGGCGGGGCCGGTGGTGACCGGGCTGGTGCCGGTCGGGGACTCGATCACGCACACCAACCCGACCCTCGGACAGGGCACCTCGCTCGCGCTGTGGGCGGCGCGCAGGGTGGCCCGTACGGCCCACCGGGACCCGGGATCGGCGCGGTACGCCGCAGATCACCACGCCTGGGCGGAACGCACCCTGAAGCCGTGGTTCGACTTCCAGGTCGTCGCGGACGCGGCGATCGGCGAGCGCTTCGCGACCCGGGCGGTGCGCGGCGGGACGGCGCGCGAGGTGTCCGCGCTGTTCGACTGCGCGCTGGAGGACCCGGTGGTGATGCGGGCGCGGGCGAGGGTCCGGCACCTGGTCGAGCCGCCGGAGCGGGCGTACGCGGATCCGGAGATCCGCGCCCGGGTGACGCGCTGGCTGGCGGATCGGCCGCACTACGCGCCGAACGCGGCGGGGCCGGACCGGGAGGAGTGGGAGAAACTGACGGCGGGCTGA